In one Hemitrygon akajei chromosome 3, sHemAka1.3, whole genome shotgun sequence genomic region, the following are encoded:
- the gphb5 gene encoding glycoprotein hormone beta-5: protein MSSHRLNLHHLLWGSIILQFLVFYENALPASSISLQTFIGCAVREFRFLARKPGCKGLRITTDACWGRCETWERPILDPPYVEAYHRVCTYNETRFVTVKLPNCRADVDPFYTYPVAVRCDCGICSTTTTECETL from the exons ATGTCCAGCCACAG ACTGAATCTGCACCATTTACTATGGGGGAGCATCATTCTCCAGTTCCTGGTCTTTTATGAAAATGcccttcctgcctccagcatcaGCTTGCAAACGTTCATTGGCTGTGCTGTGAGAGAGTTTAGGTTCCTGGCCAGGAAACCTGGTTGTAAAGGATTGCGAATAACTACAGATGCATGCTGGGGCCGATGTGAGACCTGGGAG AGACCGATTCTTGACCCTCCTTACGTCGAAGCATATCACCGGGTCTGTACCTACAACGAAACCAGGTTCGTCACTGTGAAACTACCCAACTGCCGTGCTGACGTCGACCCATTCTACACCTACCCGGTGGCAGTGCGGTGTGACTGTGGCATCTGCTCAACCACAACCACCGAGTGCGAGACCTTGTAA